Within Pelistega ratti, the genomic segment TATACCAATATTTCCCGTAATACTAGTTTTGGGATTTATATTTATCGTTTGCTAAAAGCTAGTTCTCCCGATACAGTAATGGTAGATGATGCTAAAGATGCTGATATCATCATCACTCAACTGAGCATGAATCGTAACCGTACCGAAGTTTCTCTTGATGCAGATGGTAAGGTGGAAGAATATGAACTAGGGATTTCTTTACACTTTACCGTTACAGATAACCAAGGTAATGTTTTAATTGAGCCTTCTTCTTTAGATAGCACACAACTACTACCTTATGACGAAGATGTTGCCGATGCTAAAAACGCAGAGATGTCATTGGTGTATAGCAATATGGAAAAAAGTATTGCCGATAGACTTTATCGTCGCCTTATTTCTGAATCGCTGGTAGAACGCTATCGTTACTTTAATCCTCAGTAACTTATCTCTTTTTACCCTCTTCTACTATGGCACAACATATTAAATATGACGCATTTGAAGCGTATTTAAAGAAACAAGGCAATCATATTGATCGATTGTACTGTGTCATGGGGGAAGAGTTACTTTTACGTAATGAAACAGTTGATTTCATTCGCCAGCATTGCCGACAACTTGGGTTCAGTGAACGGGTCAGCTTAGTATTAGAAGCCAATGGGCCTTGGCAAAAGATTCAAGAAAATCTTCATAATACCTCACTTTTTGCCGAGCAAAAAATACTAGAAATTACACTACCAACGGGCAAACCAGGTAGAGTTGGAGGACAGGCTCTTATTGAGATGGTAGAAGCCATTCAAAAAGGGTTCACAAATGATACAACTATTATCCTTAACTTACCCAAACTGGATAAAAAAACTCAAGAAAGCAAATGGTATAAGGCAATCAATCAAGTCGCTATTACCATTAATATTCCCCAAATTACTCGCCAGCAATTACCTAACTGGATGCGTCAGCGTTTTGCCTTACAACAGCAACAAATTGATGATGATGCCCTCCACTATTTAGCAGATAAAGTCGAGGGAAATTTATTTGCTGCACACCAAGAAATTCTTAAATTAGGCTTAATACATGAAAAGGGGAATATTAATCTTCAAAGTATTGAAGCCTCTGTCAGAGATGTTGCTCGATTTGATGTTTTTCAGCTTACTGATGCAATGCTTAAAGGCGATGCAAAACGTAGCATTCGGA encodes:
- the lptE gene encoding LPS assembly lipoprotein LptE produces the protein MQTKKTAISYRLLLGLLAFCVFLTACGFKMRGQTDLPYKTVYTNISRNTSFGIYIYRLLKASSPDTVMVDDAKDADIIITQLSMNRNRTEVSLDADGKVEEYELGISLHFTVTDNQGNVLIEPSSLDSTQLLPYDEDVADAKNAEMSLVYSNMEKSIADRLYRRLISESLVERYRYFNPQ
- the holA gene encoding DNA polymerase III subunit delta; this encodes MAQHIKYDAFEAYLKKQGNHIDRLYCVMGEELLLRNETVDFIRQHCRQLGFSERVSLVLEANGPWQKIQENLHNTSLFAEQKILEITLPTGKPGRVGGQALIEMVEAIQKGFTNDTTIILNLPKLDKKTQESKWYKAINQVAITINIPQITRQQLPNWMRQRFALQQQQIDDDALHYLADKVEGNLFAAHQEILKLGLIHEKGNINLQSIEASVRDVARFDVFQLTDAMLKGDAKRSIRILQCLQDEGEALPLILTMITREIRTLYALAFHQREGKNLTLLMNQLRIFSSRQSLFLSALQRLSLVKLIGLIQHANDIDRLFKGYPVEGRLKDAWQETKRLIIKVAQDGIL